The Panicum virgatum strain AP13 chromosome 3N, P.virgatum_v5, whole genome shotgun sequence genome includes the window atcattctattgaatctcttgacaaaaagagccatctcctcatccgattcttcttcttggcatccactttcttcttcatttttgctatcttgagctttgaatgccacacttttctttttcatatcaatttctccaccatgagcttcatcttgagatttcttgaacatgtcatgggtgagaatttctcccaatatttgtgtgggagttgcggtcttcacatttgaccttacaagtaaggtcacaattgtgtcatatctttccggaagacatctaagaaacttgtggttgaaatccccatccggtacctcaaatccaagtcccttgagatcatttacaatgtcatttagccggttgaacatctcggctatgctctcatccttcttcatggtgaattcactaaaatttcctttaagcaagtatagcttggcctccttcaccgttgatgtaccctcatgaatttccatgagcttcttccatatgtcatttgcatttgtgaggctcttgactctattgaattcatttacatcaagagcactaaagagcacattaaccccttgatcatttagtgtctcattttcctcatctaggggtgtcaaactctttgggtccaaaatgacatatccatcatttactactctccatagctttctactcatggctttgagatgagccgacatcctagtcttccaataatcataattgttcccatcaaagaacggtggcttcccaacatgaatcccatgatcactagtcattgttctactccaagatggttaaatccttaattaatggagtacttagctctggtaccacttgtaggatcaagaacaccgactagagggggggtgaataggcggtttaaaatctaaaaccaacaacactagagaaatttaattagtaacaaaggaaagccctatgtcaagctattacaatctctagatgggtttgcaacctagggtgacaagacacgaatcaagctctagtaaagtaaattgctcaaagtaaagacaagaataaaagagagcaagagtagtaaccgagcttgacacaagaatatatcccgtggtgtcgatgacttgccggtcacccctaatccacgttgaggtggattccaagaatcaaccgctcctctatcaagaacctcttgatcttgagccggcttgaatcaaggaaccgctccacacctcgattccactagagttgctcttcaccactccggtgaggtgagcacaagacctctcacaaccgaaatcggggctcctcaacaatctccttggaggtgctccacgaaatccacttctccaagccgtctagggagcggcaactcccaagagtaacaagttgatgacgcttgcttgaagtttccctaatgccacaaagctcaaactcttgatgcaatgcactaggaagctctcacactcttaaaaatgcaatctctaagcaagtgtgtgtgagagagggatgccttagctctaatgtgtcaagaatgctatccaaatggccaagagagtcacccaatggccgggcattgggtatatatagacatccctccaaaaactagccgttacactcttttctgcgaagtcgcggaccgtccgcggttcaaaaaccggactgtccgccattataaaccagtgagtcagagtgcatttaatgcatgtcagaactagccgttaagccctggcggaccgtccgctccccagtggcggaccgtccgcagttaagagttccaacccaccagagactaacatcgtctctggaacaactttgagattagcctgcggaccgtccgcgcctcaggagcggaccgtccgcagtttaacttttcagcccaacccagagagacaccctttctggtacaaaaatgaaatacagtagcggaccgtccgcccacctgggccggactgtccgccagcccaccagagcctctgcaagctctctggaacgatcgcggactgtccgcccctctgggccggactgtccgccagcccaccagagcctctgcaagctctctggaacgggcgcggactgtccgcccctcaggtgcggactgtccgcccctcaggtgcggactgtccgctgttACTCAGTgagctctcgaacttagtctatttcaaatcttttcaaaacgccgttagccctcatgcatgcaaccagacattttgagcaaaatggcactaaagacccgtcaagcatgagtacacaacccctcttgatagaacggctaactatccaacaaatccggtcacttttcaaccactaaacgccttgtgaccggtaaaatacaaaggccctattttatacctttgccttgagcccgagctttgctcatcatctccaaaattccatacgtaCACAACCGAATCTCTTttatccgtggatcaacctatactcattatctcaaatgaaatcgttaatccacaaaccgttgtcattaattaccaaaactcaaattaggggcctagatgctttcagcccCCGAGCACGTGTTGTTGCCATCGTCCTCGTCACATTCGCCTCCatggccgctgctgccgccacgTGCCCGCTCCTTGCCGCCGCGCTGGCGCCGACACGCCTCCCACTGCTCTTCAGTGAGCAGTAGCTGTTGGACGCCCTTCTTGATGTTGTCCGCGGCTTCCTCAGCATCGGTGTTCTTCGCCACGCGCAGACGGCCGATAAGCTCCTCCACTGACATCTTGTTGAGGTCGGAGTGCATCTCGATCGACACCACTACCTGCTTGTTTGGAGTTAATGCCATTGACAGCACAACAACAATTATGAGCAGTTTGTTTAACTCCAGTGGTAGGACACCGAGCCTGTTTGCCAAAGAAAACACCACAAACCCAAACTCGCCTCCTTGAGAAAGTAGCAATCCTATCCGTACACTTTCTTGAAGAGTCAGTCCAACTCTTGGCCCAATTGCGGTAATTATCAATGTCTTGATTGCAATAAGACCTCCCAACAGTGATAGAACATTAGGCCACTCCCGGATGAGAAGCTACACAACATGAAAAAGGTCAAGATGGATAATAAGGATCTAACTAACAAACAAAAATCACAGCAACACCACTTTAAATATTACTTAGCAACAGTCCAGTGAATGGAAATGGAAACGAAGGCGTGTAAACCCTTATAAACTGCCTAGTGAAAGACATGATTAATGCTCATGAATACAAAGTGTGACTCGGTCGTTCaacctcattgaaaaaaaatgaaacagtTGGTACCTGCATGTCAATGGAAGTCCCTGTAGTCACAAAGAACAACCCAAGCAACAGGCCTCTGAATGGCCTTATGTCAGCTTCAATTTGTGTACGGAAATTTGTTTCTGCGAGAATGGCTCCAGCCAGAAATGCACCTAACTACATAGGACACAATGAGAATGTAGCAATTAGTAAACAGGAAAACTGAAAGAGCATGATCTGAATTTTGAATTGAATTTTCAAAAAGGACATACTGTATCACTAAACCCTAACTGTTGGGTGATAAGTGATGTCCCTGCAACGGTTAGAAGACAGAGTGCAACAAATGCCTCCGAGCTCCTTGACTCTGCAACAAACTGCCAGAAGAGTAATTCAGTTTCTGTTGTATACTAAACTGAgagtttattttaaaaaaaatgaaaagtagAAAGTAACAAACCTCAAAGACACGTCTCATGAGGTATTTCCCACCAAGTGAAAGTATGCCAAGTCCTCCCAGTGCCTTCAAGCTTTCAGCTAGTAAAATTGGCCACACACTTTGCTCCACGATCTTCTATAACAAGGCGAGTAAATGTTACTTTATGACTATGTAATGTGAAGGCAGTGCTGCACGCTAACGCTTAGGAACCTGTGCATTAGTTGAATAAGTAGGATTAAGTAATATGTTAGTGACTATTCATTTGTTTACAGTATCAAACTTTATACACAAATTTGCAAACATACCTTTTTTACTCTAAATTTTTAGAACTACACatatttatttagtaaaatTAGTGCTGATCCTTAAAAGTTGTATTGTAGCATAATGAGAAGATATATCAGGTGCTTATTTTGCTTGCAGAAGAGCTTTCATGCAGTTTATTAAACTAAGTGCTAACCTTTCGCGTACCTGACTCTCTAGCACAGGGAGTATAACCAACAGGGGGACAACTGCAATGTCCTGTGAGTATCAGCAGAATACATCCTGGAATCAATACACCTTACTCCCCTTGGAGCCTTGGAAGATTCGTgaataaaggcaacattagatACAGAAAGGATATAAAGATTCAAAACCTGCAGGAGGAGGATTCCCAGTGTAGCTGAACCAAATCTTGTTGGAAGTTCACCTTTCTCAGCAAGAAGCTGCAGGAGGCATTCACAAGAACTTCACATCAGTGTCATGTGCAAAAAGAAAGGAAACAAAATGTAACAATTGTATTAGGCTGGGTTTCTCTGAACTCAGAAGGGTGCAGAGTACTTCAGTCCTTGCTGGTTTCATGAATAGTGATCTGCTATTAGTTAAATAGTGATTAGACTATATTCTGATTCCTGCACATGGTGTGTTATCAAAGCCTTTTATGTTTTGTTGCTTCGTGCTATTCAAAAATATTAGAGTTCGGAAAAGCTGCTTTCATGAGTAGCATCAAGGATCCTTCATGCCATTCATTCAGTCTCCAATAAGCATTATTCAGTATCATTTTACAGTTCAGTTCAGAAAAGCCAATGGAGTTTATATATGTTATCAGTCTAATCAGTCTAAGGCTTTATATTCTAAGCTTTATACATGTCATTCATTCAGTCTAATCAGTCAAGGATCCTCCAATaagcattatatatatatgtcatcAGTCTAAGGCTTTATATTCTAAGCTTTATATATGTTAAGCTTTATATATGTTTAGACATAAGAATTCTAAGCTTTGATgaattttcatatatatgtcATCATTCTATGTGTTATGCATAGATGAATTTTCATGCTTAGATGCCTTGCTGTTAAAAGCTGAAATTGTCACAGTCAATTCTAGAGTAGCTGATTAGCTGATATTTAAGTTGCTTTTTTGTAATCTTGCAGATCCCAATTGACAGGATGAGCTTCTGGGAACTGCACAACAACCTGGCAGCATCACAGCAGTGAGAGGAGGAACTTGAAGAAGAGCTTGCCAAAGAGACGAAAAAGAAGAAGGCACTTAAGCTTGCACTTGACCGTGCAGCCGCCTTGGCAGCACCAAGAATTTAGGGAGTGCACTTGAAGCTTTTGGTTTGGGGGGGAAGGAGGTTGACAGCTGACAGGGCACACAAATTTTGTCCATGTTCTGTGTGCCCACTTAGCTATGTATATATTTGTCATCAATGAACTTATGTATCTGTGTGGATCTTGTGGATCTGAACCTATGGATCTGCCACCTTGGCTGAATGAACATATGTTCTGAACCTATGTgttatgtgtatatatatgtgtgatgTGTTATATGTGTGGATTTGCCTTAGCTTTCTGAATGTTTTCATATGAATGAATGAAGTTATCTGAATGTTTATATACGTGTGATGTGTTATATGTGTTCCTCAGCACCTTAGCTTTCTGAATGTTTTCATGACTAAAAGATGTTATTTACTTGATGTTTAGCTCAACACCATAGGAGACGCGGGTCAACAAAACCGCGTCTCCTATGTCTGAATTACAGAATTTACTCCGAATCTATCTATGCATCTTATGTGATCTTCAAATCACTATAACATATATTCCACAAAGAATTGAGACATAATTCACACATAAATCATATTGTTTATACATAAATTATCTTacatataattaatttattcataAATTATTTTACAAATTTCATATCAACCTATATATATCTTACAAATTTCAGACCTACACATATCTTACAAATTTCAAACCTACACATATCTTACAAATTTCAGACCTACACATATCTTACAAATTTCACAAATACATGCATCATCCTCTTTCAG containing:
- the LOC120668061 gene encoding K(+) efflux antiporter 3, chloroplastic-like, which translates into the protein MRRVFEFVAESRSSEAFVALCLLTVAGTSLITQQLGFSDTLGAFLAGAILAETNFRTQIEADIRPFRGLLLGLFFVTTGTSIDMQLLIREWPNVLSLLGGLIAIKTLIITAIGPRVGLTLQESVRIGLLLSQGGEFGFVVFSLANRLGVLPLELNKLLIIVVVLSMALTPNKQVVVSIEMHSDLNKMSVEELIGRLRVAKNTDAEEAADNIKKGVQQLLLTEEQWEACRRQRGGKERARGGSSGHGGECDEDDGNNTCSGAESI